The Daucus carota subsp. sativus chromosome 2, DH1 v3.0, whole genome shotgun sequence genome includes a window with the following:
- the LOC108206318 gene encoding uncharacterized protein LOC108206318 produces the protein MKMKKLAIILSPMTNDGSPDEEGNGAKGVGFSQYASPKKRSGVATDGGVQDCDDGFAKIVKKRKGVRSANIGKEDGFAPNSQVTKKPIENNTTIHTTQTHHRMRRMARTPVTKGYGLTKKANKHMKHS, from the exons CCCATGACTAATGATGGAAGCCCTGATGAAGAGGGTAATGGTGCTAAAGGTGTTGGTTTTTCTCAATATGCGAGTCCAAAGAAACGCAGCGGGGTTGCAACTGATGGGGGTGTACAAGACTGTGATGATGGTTTTGCTAAG ATTgtgaaaaaaagaaaaggcGTCCGGAGTGCAAATATTGGAAAGGAGGATGGTTTTGCTCCTAACAGTCAAGTCACTAAAAAACCCATTGAAAACAACACTACTATACATACAACTCAGACACATCACAGAATGAGGAGGATGGCGAGGACTCCGGTTACGAAAGGATATGGGTTGACAAAAAAAGCCAACAAACATAT GAAACATTCCTGA